GAGGATTCCGAACCGCTGGCGACCCGTCTGCGCGCGCTGGGATTCACCGTGTCGGCGGAGCCGATGCTGGAGATCCGCTGGCTCGACGGACCGGAGCCGGACGTCGGGAACGTACAGGCCCTTCTCTTCACCAGCGCAAACGGCGTACGGGGCTACACCAGACGTACGAGCCGGCTTGACCGTCCGGTCTATGCGGTCGGCGACGCCACCGCGACCGCCGCCCGGGCGGCCGGTTTCACACAGGTCGAAAGCGCGTCCGGCGACGTGTACGCGCTGGCCGATCTGGTGCGCCGACGCTGCACCGCAGCGGCGGGTCCGCTACTTCATGTCGCAGGAACCAAGCTCGCCGGCGACCTGTCGGCCCTGCTGGGCGAGGCCGGATTTTCCATCCTGCGGGAAACGCTGTACGACGCCGTTCCGAGCGCGCGGCTGTCGGACGGCACGGCGGCGCTGTTGCGTACGGGAACACTGGACGCCGTGTTGTTTTTCTCTCCCCGTACCGCCCGTTCGTTTGTTAGGCTTGTCGCCGAGGCCGGGCTCATCGACCGCTGTCGTACAGTGGACGCGCTCTGCCTCAGCCCCGCGGTCGCGGAGGCTGCCCGCGCGTACGGTGAGCTGGGAGTGACACCGTGGCAGAACGTACGGGTGGCGCCACGGCCGGAGCAGGACTCTCTGCTCGGCCTGCTGCCGGACCCGTCCGGCGGCACGGGCCGGGCTTGAGCGCATCCGCTTGGGGGCTTGTGTGGCGTTCGTTGAGAACAACTGCGACCAGAAGGCACCCAATGACCTCTCGCCCAGGCTCCGAACACGAGGCTGACCCGAACGGCCACAC
The window above is part of the Azospirillum sp. TSH58 genome. Proteins encoded here:
- a CDS encoding uroporphyrinogen-III synthase: MAAPHILVTRPAEDSEPLATRLRALGFTVSAEPMLEIRWLDGPEPDVGNVQALLFTSANGVRGYTRRTSRLDRPVYAVGDATATAARAAGFTQVESASGDVYALADLVRRRCTAAAGPLLHVAGTKLAGDLSALLGEAGFSILRETLYDAVPSARLSDGTAALLRTGTLDAVLFFSPRTARSFVRLVAEAGLIDRCRTVDALCLSPAVAEAARAYGELGVTPWQNVRVAPRPEQDSLLGLLPDPSGGTGRA